A section of the Gloeobacter violaceus PCC 7421 genome encodes:
- a CDS encoding PAM68 family protein has protein sequence MGKKSRTKREAALSGSPEAAPGVSPAAENKLVIPKEINGRFLGRIVLFSGVPFALALGVQLIGATLIRAGYPLPSAVVLLVNLLFLGISVLGITYAILSASWHPQVPGSLLGIKEFKENGGRLLAALQNEGEKRRVEKKS, from the coding sequence ATGGGCAAAAAAAGCCGCACCAAGCGCGAAGCGGCCCTTTCCGGCAGCCCCGAGGCTGCTCCTGGAGTCTCTCCTGCCGCCGAGAACAAGCTGGTTATCCCCAAAGAGATCAACGGTCGCTTCCTGGGGAGGATCGTCTTGTTTTCGGGGGTGCCTTTTGCCCTGGCCCTGGGTGTGCAGTTGATCGGCGCCACCCTGATTCGCGCGGGCTATCCGCTTCCGAGCGCCGTGGTGCTGCTGGTGAATTTGTTGTTTTTGGGCATCAGTGTCTTGGGGATCACCTATGCCATCCTCTCGGCTTCGTGGCATCCCCAGGTACCCGGCAGCCTGCTGGGCATCAAAGAATTCAAAGAAAACGGTGGGCGGCTGCTCGCGGCGCTGCAAAATGAAGGCGAGAAACGTCGAGTGGAGAAAAAATCTTGA